From Dechloromonas sp. A34:
GTGACCTTCCTGGTGATGGGTCTGTGGCATGGCACGACCGCGGTCTTCGTCGCCTACGGCCTGTTGCTCGGCGGCGGTGCCGCCGTCAACAAGCTGTGGCAACTGGCCATGACCCGGCGCCTGGGCAAGGCCGGCTATCGGGCGCTGGCCGAACAGCCTGTGTATCGCGGCCTCTGTCGCGGCGCCACCTTCGCCTATTTCGCCCTGGCCCTGGTCTGCCTGTGGGTCGATCTGGCCCAATTCGGCGGTCTGCTGCGCACGCTCGGCGCGGCCGGCGTCGCCGCCAGCTTCGCGCTGATCGCTGTGGCCGGTGCCCTGGTCTTGCCGGTCCTCGACTTAGTCATGGCCACGCTGCGCCGGGCCGGCGCCGGCCTGGCGGTGTCGACAGCCAGCCCGGCCGGCTTCGTCGGCCGCAATGCCGCGCTCGCCGCGCAGGTGCTGCTGGTCCTGATGGCCTCCTCCTTCTTCCACAAGGCGCCCGAGTTCGTCTACCGGGCCTTCTGACCATGAAACTCATCCTGCGCCAGGCGGCGATCCTGCTCTTCTTCCTGCTCCTGCTCTACGGACTGGCTCTCGCCATCGCCGTGCCGGCCATGCCGCTGCCCGGCGAGGCCAATCTCGATACCGCCGCGGCCGTCCGTTCGCCGTTCATGACCGAGCCGAAATACGCCTTCCTGAGCCGCAGCCGGCTCGACAGAGCCGACGACAAGGCGATCCTGCTCGGCGCCTCCAACGTGCTCGCCGGTTTCCGCCCGGCCCGCCTGCAGGAACTGGTGCCGGGGGCGACGGTGCATAACCTGGCGATCGGCGGCGCCAACCTGACCGAGGTCCGCCAGATGGTGGACCTGGTGCTCGAAGTGCAGAGTCCGGCGGCGCAGCGCCACAACCTGTTCGTGATCGGTGCCTGGTATGGCCTGTTCGCCGACGACCGGGCGCGCTGGTACACGCCTGATCGTCATCCCGGCGACACCGACCTCGACATCGAGCGCTACCGCTACGGCTTCTACCGGCGCACCGACGACGGACCGGTGGCGCTGCTGCCGCCGCGCTGGCTCGACGCCGGCGTGACGCTGATCAAGCCTTTCCTGCTCGTCGACCGCCTGGCGCGCGACGCCGGCAAGGCGCTGCGCCCGGCCCGCGCTGTCGCCGCGCCGGCCGACCAGGCGACGGTGCCCGGCGCCGAGCGCCAGGGCCAGTACCTGGCGTTCTGGGAAGACTACATGGGCGGCAGCGGTCGCCTCGAGGCGGCGCCCTTCGCCACCCTGGTGCACACCATAGCCACCATCCGCGCCAGCGGCGGGCGGGTGCTGCTCGTCGACCTGCCCTTGCCGCGCTGGCATGCCGGCGCCTCGCCTTATGAGGCGAGTTACCGCCGGCACTGGGCGGCGCTCCAGCAGCAACTGGCCGGGACGGAGGGCGTCGCCTTCCTGAGCCTGAGCGATGCCGACCGGCCGGAGGATTTTTCCGACGAGGTGCACCCCAAGCCGCGCGTCGCCGAACGCTGGGCGACGCGCCTCGCCGGCGCCCTGAACGATGTGCCCGGAACGCTCGCTCTGCGCTGAACGCCGAACTTGACAGCAATTTTTGACGATTGAAAAGGAGCCTGAAATGAAATCCGATTACAACCTGATGCAGATCTACACCAAGCTGACCGAGATCTTCCGCGACATCTTCGACGACGACGGCCTGGAAGTGACGCCGGAGCTGACGGCGGCCGATGTCGAGGAGTGGGACAGCCTGAATCACATCCGCCTGGTGGTCTCGATCGAGCGCGCCTTCGGGATGAGCTTCTCGGCGGCGCAGGTCGGCCGCCTGAAGAACGTTGGCGAATTCGCCGAACTGATCGTCAGCAAGCTGTGATGGCAGCGGAAAGCCGCGCCATCGCCTGGGGCGAGCTGGCGGAAGGAGCCGCCGACGGCGTCGATTTCGTGGTCAGCGCCGAGGAATTGCAGCAATTCGCCGCCCTCTCCTGCGACTGCAACCCGCTCCACGTCGACGCCGACTTTGCCCGCAGCAAAGGCTTCGACGACGTCGTCGTCCATGGCGCGCTGCTCGTCGCCAAGATTTCGCAACTGATCGGCATGCGCCTGCCCGGCCGCGACAGCGTGTGGACCGGCCTCACGCTGCAATTTCGCCATCCGCTCTACGTCGGACAGGCGGCGCGGGTCGAAGCCGTCGTCGAGCGACTGTCGGCGGCGACCGGCATGGTGCTGCTCAAGCTCACGCTGCGCGCCGGGGAAACCCTGCTCGCCAAGGGCGAAGCGGAGGTGCTGCTTGTCAGGCCGTGAACGCTTTCTGGTCTCC
This genomic window contains:
- a CDS encoding acyl carrier protein, which gives rise to MKSDYNLMQIYTKLTEIFRDIFDDDGLEVTPELTAADVEEWDSLNHIRLVVSIERAFGMSFSAAQVGRLKNVGEFAELIVSKL
- a CDS encoding MaoC/PaaZ C-terminal domain-containing protein; the encoded protein is MAAESRAIAWGELAEGAADGVDFVVSAEELQQFAALSCDCNPLHVDADFARSKGFDDVVVHGALLVAKISQLIGMRLPGRDSVWTGLTLQFRHPLYVGQAARVEAVVERLSAATGMVLLKLTLRAGETLLAKGEAEVLLVRP